One stretch of Enterobacter sp. RHBSTW-00994 DNA includes these proteins:
- the nuoK gene encoding NADH-quinone oxidoreductase subunit NuoK: protein MIPLTHGLILAAILFVLGLTGLVIRRNLLFMLIGLEIMINASALAFVVAGSYWGQTDGQVMYILAISLAAAEASIGLALLLQLHRRRQNLNIDSVSELRG, encoded by the coding sequence ATGATCCCCTTAACACATGGACTGATCCTCGCTGCGATTTTATTCGTTCTGGGTCTGACCGGTCTGGTTATCCGTCGCAACCTGCTGTTTATGCTGATTGGGCTGGAAATCATGATCAACGCCTCCGCGCTGGCCTTTGTGGTCGCGGGTAGCTACTGGGGCCAGACCGATGGTCAGGTGATGTATATCCTCGCCATCAGCCTTGCGGCTGCGGAAGCGAGTATTGGCCTGGCGCTGTTGCTACAGCTCCATCGTCGCCGCCAGAACCTGAACATCGATTCAGTAAGTGAGTTGCGTGGATGA
- the menF gene encoding isochorismate synthase MenF gives MHSISIALERLRNQLAQDIPATPGLRHFDVSFPLNDAFDPLAWLGAQVCYPQFYWQQRSGDEELAALGAVMHFSSLASAWQFLHISGTSDDTRICGLNAFNPEQGSLFLPRLLWLRHAGIATLRLQLWSEQSLQDDARRAQDFLQTLSDARPIDALAAQVLSETQLPARPEWLRLVRHATATISRGAFEKVVLARATDLQFNQSVNAVSLMAASRALNLHCYHFCMVFDANNAFLGSTPERLWRRRGTLLRTEALAGTVASHTDDKQAQQLGSWLMNDDKNQRENMLVVEDICQRLQHHTQTLEVLPAQIVRLRKVQHLRRCIWTALKQADDAQYLHVLQPTAAVAGLPRQAARDFIQNNEPFDREWYAGSAGYLSLEQSEFCVALRSARINDASLRLYAGAGIVSGSDPEQEWLEIENKAAGLRTLLLRD, from the coding sequence GTGCATTCGATTTCCATTGCGCTGGAACGTCTGCGTAACCAGCTTGCGCAAGATATTCCGGCTACACCCGGTTTACGCCATTTCGACGTCTCTTTCCCGTTAAACGATGCTTTCGATCCGCTGGCCTGGCTGGGTGCTCAGGTTTGCTACCCTCAATTCTACTGGCAACAGCGTAGTGGCGATGAAGAGCTCGCGGCGCTGGGTGCTGTCATGCACTTTTCTTCTCTGGCGTCTGCCTGGCAGTTTTTGCACATCTCTGGTACGAGTGACGACACCCGTATTTGCGGACTGAATGCGTTTAATCCAGAGCAGGGCAGTTTATTTTTACCGCGTTTGCTATGGCTGCGCCATGCCGGGATCGCCACGCTACGTCTGCAGTTATGGAGTGAGCAGTCACTCCAGGATGATGCCCGGCGTGCACAGGACTTTTTGCAAACATTGTCTGACGCCAGGCCAATTGACGCGCTTGCAGCCCAGGTACTCAGCGAGACGCAACTGCCTGCAAGGCCAGAATGGCTGCGTCTTGTCCGCCACGCAACGGCGACCATCTCCCGTGGCGCATTTGAAAAAGTTGTTCTTGCCAGAGCGACTGATCTGCAATTTAATCAATCGGTTAATGCCGTTTCATTGATGGCGGCCAGCCGGGCACTGAATCTACATTGCTATCATTTCTGCATGGTATTTGATGCCAACAATGCCTTTCTCGGTTCCACGCCTGAGCGCCTGTGGCGTCGGCGCGGTACGCTTTTACGAACAGAGGCGTTGGCAGGTACGGTAGCCAGCCACACTGATGATAAACAGGCGCAGCAGTTAGGCTCATGGTTGATGAATGATGATAAGAATCAACGGGAGAATATGCTGGTGGTCGAGGATATCTGTCAGCGCCTGCAGCACCATACACAGACGCTGGAAGTGCTGCCCGCGCAAATTGTTCGTCTGCGCAAAGTGCAGCATTTGCGCCGTTGTATCTGGACAGCACTAAAACAAGCGGATGATGCTCAATACCTGCATGTGTTGCAACCGACTGCTGCGGTTGCCGGTTTGCCGCGACAGGCCGCCCGCGATTTTATTCAAAACAATGAACCGTTCGACAGAGAGTGGTATGCCGGATCTGCCGGATATTTATCGCTGGAGCAGAGTGAGTTTTGCGTGGCGCTACGCTCGGCCCGTATCAACGACGCTTCATTACGGCTGTATGCAGGCGCCGGGATTGTCAGTGGCTCTGACCCTGAACAGGAGTGGCTGGAGATAGAAAATAAAGCCGCAGGGTTGCGCACTCTGCTCCTTAGGGATTAA
- the nuoN gene encoding NADH-quinone oxidoreductase subunit NuoN, whose amino-acid sequence MTITPQQLIALLPLLIVGLTVVVVMLSIAWRRNHFLNATLSVLGLNAALVSLWFVGQAGAMDVTPLMRVDGYAMLYTGLVLLASLATCTFAYPWLEGYNDNKEEFYLLVLIAALGGILLANANHLAALFLGIELISLPLFGLIGYAFRQKRSLEASIKYTILSAAASSFLLFGIALIYAQSGNLSFVALGKSLGDGMLHEPLLLAGLGMMIVGLGFKLSLVPFHLWTPDVYQGAPAPVSTFLATASKIAIFGVVMRLFLYAPVGDSEAVRVVLGIIAFVSIIFGNLMALSQTNIKRLLGYSSISHLGYLLVALIALQSGEMSMEAVGVYLAGYLFSSLGAFGVVSLMSSPYRGPDADSLFSYRGLFWHRPILSAVMTVMMLSLAGIPMTLGFIGKFYVLAVGVNAGLWWLTAGVVIGSAIGLYYYLRVAVSLYLSAPQQLNRDAPTNWQYSAGGIVVLISALLVLIFGIYPQPLITIVQHAMPLM is encoded by the coding sequence ATGACAATAACTCCACAACAACTGATCGCGCTGCTACCGCTGCTGATCGTCGGATTGACGGTGGTGGTTGTGATGCTCTCCATTGCGTGGCGACGCAATCACTTCCTGAATGCGACGCTGTCGGTTCTGGGTTTGAACGCCGCGCTAGTTTCCCTCTGGTTTGTTGGCCAGGCGGGCGCGATGGATGTCACGCCTCTGATGCGTGTTGACGGCTATGCCATGCTTTATACCGGTCTGGTTTTGCTGGCGAGCCTGGCAACCTGTACCTTTGCGTATCCGTGGCTTGAAGGTTACAACGACAATAAAGAAGAGTTTTACCTGCTGGTTCTGATTGCTGCTCTGGGTGGCATTCTGTTGGCAAACGCGAACCACCTGGCGGCCCTGTTCCTCGGTATTGAGCTAATCTCTCTGCCGCTGTTCGGCCTGATTGGTTACGCCTTCCGTCAGAAGCGTTCTCTGGAAGCAAGCATCAAATACACCATCCTGTCAGCGGCGGCCTCATCGTTCCTGCTGTTTGGTATTGCGCTGATTTACGCTCAGTCCGGTAACCTCTCTTTCGTGGCGCTTGGCAAGAGCCTCGGCGACGGTATGCTGCATGAGCCGCTGCTGTTGGCTGGTCTGGGCATGATGATTGTTGGCCTCGGCTTTAAACTCTCTCTGGTTCCGTTCCACCTGTGGACGCCAGACGTATACCAGGGGGCTCCGGCTCCGGTCTCTACCTTCCTGGCGACAGCAAGCAAAATTGCTATCTTCGGTGTGGTAATGCGTCTGTTCCTGTACGCGCCAGTGGGCGATAGCGAAGCGGTTCGTGTTGTGCTTGGCATTATCGCGTTCGTTTCCATCATCTTCGGTAACCTGATGGCGCTGAGCCAGACCAACATCAAACGTCTGCTGGGCTACTCCTCTATCTCTCATCTGGGCTACCTGCTGGTGGCACTGATTGCGCTGCAAAGCGGTGAGATGTCAATGGAAGCGGTGGGCGTTTATCTGGCCGGTTATCTGTTCAGCAGCCTTGGTGCGTTCGGTGTGGTAAGTCTGATGTCCAGCCCTTACCGTGGTCCGGATGCGGACTCTCTGTTCTCCTACCGTGGCCTGTTCTGGCATCGTCCGATTCTGTCTGCGGTGATGACGGTGATGATGCTGTCTTTGGCCGGTATTCCGATGACGCTGGGCTTTATCGGTAAATTCTACGTGCTGGCCGTTGGTGTGAATGCGGGTCTGTGGTGGTTGACTGCGGGCGTGGTTATTGGCTCCGCGATTGGTTTGTACTACTACCTGCGTGTGGCGGTGAGTCTGTACCTGAGTGCACCTCAGCAACTCAACCGTGATGCACCAACCAACTGGCAATACAGTGCGGGTGGTATTGTGGTACTGATTTCCGCGCTGCTGGTGCTGATCTTCGGCATTTACCCACAGCCGCTTATCACCATCGTGCAGCATGCGATGCCGCTGATGTAA
- a CDS encoding GNAT family N-acetyltransferase: MIQWQDLHHSELNIHSLYALLKLRCEVFVVEQTCPYQDIDGDDLVGENRHILGWKDDELVAYARILKSDDDFEPVVIGRVIVSGQVRGEKLGYRLMEQTLASCEKQWPDKALYLGAQAHLQSFYAHFGFAPVTDVYDEDGIPHIGMAREVKQA, encoded by the coding sequence ATGATCCAGTGGCAAGATTTACACCATAGTGAGCTGAATATTCATTCGCTGTACGCCTTACTGAAATTACGCTGTGAAGTGTTTGTGGTTGAACAAACCTGCCCGTATCAGGACATCGATGGTGATGATCTGGTGGGGGAGAACAGGCATATCCTCGGCTGGAAGGATGATGAGCTGGTGGCGTATGCGAGGATTCTGAAAAGTGACGATGATTTTGAGCCGGTCGTGATTGGGCGTGTCATTGTCAGCGGCCAGGTCCGTGGTGAAAAACTCGGTTATCGGCTGATGGAGCAAACGCTGGCATCATGTGAAAAACAGTGGCCAGACAAGGCATTATACCTGGGGGCCCAGGCTCATCTTCAGTCCTTCTATGCCCACTTTGGGTTTGCTCCCGTAACCGATGTGTACGATGAAGATGGCATTCCACATATCGGGATGGCGCGTGAAGTGAAGCAGGCGTGA
- the nuoM gene encoding NADH-quinone oxidoreductase subunit M, which yields MLLPWLILIPFIGGFLCWQTERFGVKMPRWIALITMGLTLALGLQLWMQGGYSLTQSAGIPQWQSEFILPWIPRFGITIHLAIDGLSLLMVVLTGLLGVLAVLCSWREIEKYQGFFHLNLMWILGGVIGVFLAIDMFLFFFFWEMMLVPMYFLIALWGHKASDGKTRITAATKFFIYTQASGLVMLIAILALVFVHYNATGVWTFNYEQLLKTPMSHGVEYLLMLGFFIAFAVKMPVVPLHGWLPDAHSQAPTAGSVDLAGILLKTAAYGLLRFALPLFPNASAEFAPIAMWLGVIGIFYGAWMAFTQYDIKRLIAYTSVSHMGFVLIAIYTGSQLAYQGAVIQMIAHGLSAAGLFILCGQLYERLHTRDMRMMGGLWGKMKWLPALSMFFAVATLGMPGTGNFVGEFMILFGSFKVVPVITVISTFGLVFASVYSLAMLHRAYFGKAKSEIAAQELPGMSLRELFIILLLVVLLVLLGFFPQPILDTSHSAMGNIQQWFVNSVSTTRP from the coding sequence ATGTTACTACCCTGGCTAATATTAATTCCCTTCATCGGCGGCTTCCTGTGCTGGCAGACTGAACGCTTTGGCGTGAAGATGCCGCGCTGGATTGCGCTGATTACTATGGGATTGACGCTCGCGCTTGGCCTGCAACTGTGGATGCAGGGAGGTTATTCTCTGACCCAATCTGCGGGTATCCCTCAGTGGCAGTCTGAATTTATCCTGCCGTGGATCCCACGCTTTGGTATTACGATCCATCTGGCGATTGATGGTCTGTCGCTGCTGATGGTCGTGCTGACCGGTCTTCTCGGCGTTCTGGCGGTGTTGTGTTCCTGGCGAGAAATCGAAAAATACCAGGGCTTCTTCCACCTGAACCTGATGTGGATCCTGGGTGGCGTCATCGGCGTGTTCCTGGCCATCGACATGTTCCTGTTCTTCTTCTTCTGGGAGATGATGCTGGTTCCGATGTACTTCCTGATCGCGCTGTGGGGCCATAAAGCATCCGACGGTAAAACGCGTATCACGGCGGCGACCAAGTTCTTCATCTATACCCAGGCGAGTGGTCTGGTGATGTTGATTGCTATCCTGGCGCTGGTGTTCGTGCACTACAATGCGACCGGTGTCTGGACATTCAACTACGAACAACTGCTGAAAACGCCGATGTCTCACGGTGTTGAATATCTGCTGATGCTGGGTTTCTTCATTGCTTTTGCGGTGAAAATGCCCGTGGTTCCGCTGCATGGCTGGCTGCCGGATGCGCACTCCCAGGCGCCAACCGCAGGTTCTGTTGACCTCGCAGGGATTTTGCTCAAAACCGCTGCCTACGGTCTGCTGCGCTTCGCACTGCCGTTGTTCCCGAACGCCTCCGCTGAGTTTGCGCCGATTGCCATGTGGCTCGGTGTGATCGGTATCTTCTACGGTGCATGGATGGCCTTCACCCAGTACGACATCAAACGTTTGATTGCGTACACCTCCGTTTCCCATATGGGCTTCGTGCTGATTGCGATCTACACCGGCAGCCAACTGGCGTACCAGGGCGCGGTGATTCAGATGATTGCGCACGGTCTGTCCGCAGCAGGTCTCTTTATTCTGTGTGGTCAGCTGTACGAACGTCTGCACACCCGTGATATGCGTATGATGGGTGGACTGTGGGGCAAAATGAAATGGTTGCCTGCGCTGTCCATGTTCTTCGCAGTGGCGACTTTAGGTATGCCGGGAACCGGTAACTTCGTCGGCGAATTTATGATTCTGTTCGGCAGCTTCAAAGTGGTTCCGGTGATTACCGTGATTTCCACCTTTGGTCTGGTGTTCGCGTCAGTGTACTCGCTGGCGATGCTGCACCGTGCCTACTTCGGTAAAGCGAAGAGCGAAATTGCTGCACAAGAACTGCCGGGGATGTCGCTGCGTGAGCTGTTCATCATCTTGCTGCTGGTCGTACTGCTGGTGCTGTTGGGCTTCTTCCCGCAGCCGATTCTGGATACCTCGCACTCCGCGATGGGGAATATCCAGCAGTGGTTTGTTAATTCCGTTTCTACTACAAGGCCGTAA
- the elaB gene encoding stress response protein ElaB — translation MSFQSWDTRIDDDLALLSETLEEVLRSSGDPADQKYIELKARAEKALHEVKNRVSQASDTTYYRAKRAVYRADDYVHEKPWQGIGAGAAVGLVLGLLLARR, via the coding sequence ATGTCTTTTCAATCCTGGGATACCCGTATTGATGACGATCTGGCTCTGCTGAGCGAAACGCTGGAAGAGGTGTTACGTTCTTCAGGCGATCCCGCCGATCAAAAATACATTGAACTGAAAGCACGTGCAGAGAAGGCGTTGCATGAAGTCAAAAATCGCGTCAGTCAGGCTTCTGATACCACTTACTACCGTGCAAAAAGAGCGGTTTACCGTGCCGATGACTATGTGCACGAAAAACCCTGGCAAGGCATTGGCGCGGGTGCTGCCGTAGGGTTGGTGCTGGGGTTGCTGCTAGCCCGTCGTTAA
- the nuoI gene encoding NADH-quinone oxidoreductase subunit NuoI, with the protein MTLKELLVGAGTQIRSIWMIGLHAFAKRETQMYPEEPVYLPPRYRGRIVLTRDPDGAERCVACNLCAVACPVGCISLQKAETVDGRWYPEFFRINFSRCIFCGLCEEACPTTAIQLTPDFELGEYKRQDLVYEKEDLLISGPGKYPEYNFYRMAGMAIDGKDKGEAENEAKPIDVKSLLP; encoded by the coding sequence ATGACCTTAAAAGAACTATTGGTAGGCGCTGGGACCCAGATCCGCAGTATCTGGATGATCGGCCTACACGCGTTTGCCAAACGCGAAACCCAGATGTACCCGGAAGAACCGGTATATCTTCCGCCGCGCTACCGTGGCCGTATTGTGCTGACGCGCGATCCGGACGGTGCGGAGCGCTGCGTTGCCTGTAACCTGTGTGCGGTAGCGTGCCCGGTAGGCTGTATCTCTCTGCAAAAAGCAGAGACGGTAGATGGCCGCTGGTATCCGGAATTCTTCCGCATCAACTTCTCGCGCTGCATTTTCTGCGGCCTGTGTGAAGAAGCGTGCCCAACCACGGCGATTCAGCTGACTCCAGACTTCGAACTGGGTGAGTATAAGCGTCAGGATCTGGTGTACGAAAAAGAGGATCTGCTGATTTCCGGTCCGGGCAAATACCCGGAATATAACTTCTACCGGATGGCGGGTATGGCAATCGACGGCAAAGATAAAGGCGAAGCAGAGAACGAAGCTAAGCCTATCGACGTCAAGAGCCTGTTACCGTAA
- the nuoL gene encoding NADH-quinone oxidoreductase subunit L: protein MNMLALTIIFPLIGFVLLAFSRGRWSENLSATVGIGSIGLAALVTAYAGIDFFNNGRQAFSVPLWTWMSVGDFNIGFNLVLDGLSLTMLSVVTGVGFLIHMFASWYMRGEEGYSRFFAYTNLFIASMVVLVLADNLLLMYLGWEGVGLCSYLLIGFYYTDPKNGAAAMKAFVVTRVGDVFLAFALFILYNELGTLNFREMVELAPAHFEAGNNMLMWATLMLLGGAVGKSAQLPLQTWLADAMAGPTPVSALIHAATMVTAGVYLIARTHGLFLMTPEILHLVGIVGAVTLVLAGFAALVQTDIKRVLAYSTMSQIGYMFLALGVQAWDAAIFHLMTHAFFKALLFLSSGSVILACHHEQNIFKMGGLRKSIPLVYLCFLVGGAALAALPLITAGFFSKDEILAGAMANGHINLMVAGLVGAFMTSLYTFRMIFIVFHGKEQIHAHAGKGITHHLPLIVLLVLSTFVGAMIVPPLQGVLPATTELEHGRVLTLEITSGVVAIAGILIAAWLWLGKRTLVTAVANSAPGRLLGTWWYNAWGFDWLYDKVFVKPFLGIAWLLKRDPMNAMMNIPAILSRFAGKGLLLSENGYLRWYVASMSIGAVVVLALLMVLR from the coding sequence ATGAACATGCTTGCCTTAACCATTATTTTTCCGCTGATTGGCTTCGTGCTGTTGGCATTTTCTCGTGGCCGTTGGTCTGAGAATCTGTCCGCAACTGTTGGCATTGGCTCTATCGGTTTGGCGGCGCTGGTGACAGCGTACGCGGGTATCGACTTCTTTAACAACGGCAGGCAGGCGTTCAGCGTGCCGCTGTGGACCTGGATGTCGGTCGGCGATTTCAACATCGGTTTCAACCTGGTGCTGGATGGTCTGTCTCTGACCATGCTCTCCGTGGTTACCGGTGTTGGCTTCCTGATCCACATGTTCGCGTCCTGGTATATGCGCGGTGAAGAGGGGTACTCCCGCTTCTTCGCTTATACCAACCTGTTTATCGCCAGCATGGTTGTTCTGGTGCTGGCTGATAACCTGCTGCTGATGTATCTCGGCTGGGAAGGCGTGGGTCTCTGCTCTTACCTGCTGATCGGTTTCTACTACACCGATCCGAAGAATGGCGCAGCGGCGATGAAAGCGTTCGTCGTGACCCGCGTGGGTGACGTCTTCCTCGCCTTCGCACTGTTCATTCTCTACAACGAACTGGGTACGCTGAACTTCCGCGAAATGGTGGAACTGGCTCCGGCGCACTTCGAAGCAGGCAATAATATGCTCATGTGGGCAACGCTGATGCTGCTGGGTGGTGCTGTCGGTAAATCCGCGCAACTGCCATTGCAGACATGGCTTGCTGATGCAATGGCTGGTCCAACACCTGTCTCGGCGCTGATCCACGCAGCCACCATGGTTACTGCGGGTGTCTATCTGATTGCCCGTACCCATGGTCTGTTCCTGATGACCCCGGAAATTCTGCATCTGGTCGGCATCGTGGGTGCGGTCACGCTGGTGTTGGCGGGCTTCGCTGCGCTGGTTCAGACCGACATCAAACGTGTTCTCGCTTACTCCACCATGAGCCAGATTGGTTATATGTTCCTGGCGCTGGGTGTTCAGGCATGGGATGCGGCGATTTTCCACCTGATGACGCATGCGTTCTTTAAAGCGCTGCTGTTCCTGTCATCGGGTTCCGTGATTCTGGCCTGTCACCACGAGCAGAATATCTTCAAAATGGGCGGTCTGCGTAAGTCCATTCCGCTGGTTTATCTCTGCTTCCTGGTGGGGGGCGCAGCGCTGGCGGCACTGCCGCTGATCACGGCAGGCTTCTTCAGTAAGGACGAAATCCTTGCAGGGGCCATGGCGAATGGTCATATCAATCTGATGGTTGCAGGTCTGGTCGGTGCATTCATGACCTCTCTGTATACCTTCCGTATGATTTTCATTGTATTCCACGGTAAAGAACAAATTCACGCTCATGCAGGGAAGGGGATTACTCACCATCTGCCGCTGATTGTGCTGCTGGTACTGTCTACCTTCGTTGGCGCGATGATTGTGCCACCGTTGCAGGGCGTACTGCCGGCAACAACCGAGCTTGAGCACGGTCGCGTTCTGACGCTTGAAATCACCTCTGGTGTGGTCGCTATCGCGGGCATTCTGATTGCAGCATGGCTGTGGCTGGGCAAACGTACTCTGGTCACCGCGGTTGCCAACAGTGCGCCAGGCCGCTTGCTGGGCACATGGTGGTACAACGCGTGGGGCTTCGACTGGCTGTACGACAAAGTCTTCGTTAAACCGTTCCTGGGCATTGCGTGGCTGCTGAAACGCGATCCGATGAACGCGATGATGAACATCCCGGCCATCCTTTCTCGCTTTGCAGGTAAAGGCCTGTTGCTGAGTGAGAATGGGTATCTGCGCTGGTATGTGGCCTCCATGAGCATCGGTGCGGTTGTCGTGCTGGCGCTGCTGATGGTCTTGCGTTGA
- the rnz gene encoding ribonuclease Z, whose product MELIFLGTSAGVPTRSRNVTAILLDLQHPTRSGLWLFDCGEGTQHQLLRTAYHPGKLDKIFITHLHGDHLFGLPGLLCSRSMAGIANPVTIYGPAGIREFVETTLRLSGSWTDYPLEVVEINEGLVCEDALYTVTAQQLNHPVECYGYRIEEQDKPGTLDAAALIADGVKPGPLFQRLKQGETITLEDGRRISGLDYLSAPQPGKKLAIFGDTAPCPSALTLAQGVDLMVHEATLEAAMEEKANSRGHSSTRQAASLAREANVRKLMITHVSSRYDAQGCAGLLAECREVFSQSELAEDFTQVSV is encoded by the coding sequence ATGGAACTGATTTTTCTGGGTACGTCCGCCGGCGTGCCAACACGATCACGAAATGTGACCGCCATTCTGCTGGATTTGCAGCACCCGACCCGTAGTGGGCTGTGGTTGTTTGATTGTGGCGAAGGCACGCAGCACCAGTTGCTCCGTACCGCCTATCATCCCGGCAAACTGGATAAAATTTTTATTACGCATTTGCACGGTGATCATCTGTTTGGCTTGCCCGGCCTGCTGTGCAGTCGTTCGATGGCGGGCATTGCTAACCCTGTCACAATCTACGGCCCGGCGGGTATACGCGAGTTTGTCGAAACCACTCTGCGTTTGAGCGGTTCCTGGACCGATTATCCCCTGGAAGTGGTTGAAATTAACGAAGGGCTGGTGTGTGAAGATGCGCTTTATACCGTCACAGCACAGCAGCTTAACCATCCTGTTGAGTGCTATGGTTATCGCATTGAAGAACAGGATAAGCCAGGCACACTGGATGCTGCTGCATTGATTGCCGATGGCGTGAAACCAGGGCCGCTATTCCAGCGCCTGAAGCAAGGTGAAACCATAACGCTGGAGGATGGCCGTCGCATCAGCGGTCTGGATTATCTGTCTGCCCCTCAGCCAGGCAAAAAACTGGCTATTTTTGGCGACACAGCACCTTGTCCTTCAGCCCTGACGCTGGCACAAGGCGTGGATCTGATGGTACATGAAGCCACGCTCGAAGCCGCGATGGAAGAAAAAGCGAATAGTCGTGGCCACAGCTCTACACGCCAGGCAGCCAGCCTTGCCCGCGAAGCTAACGTCAGGAAACTGATGATCACGCATGTCAGCTCACGCTACGATGCCCAGGGCTGTGCAGGCCTGCTGGCCGAGTGCCGTGAGGTGTTTTCCCAATCAGAGCTCGCCGAAGATTTCACTCAGGTCAGCGTTTAA
- a CDS encoding chemotaxis protein → MDNFQKDIDDRANLTLSNRFELLLFRLGTSLNENKSELFGINVFKLREIVPMPEFTKPAGMKSPLMGMVNIRDQVIPVIDLAAVAGCKPTTGLNILLITEYARSVQAFAVESVENIMRLDWKQVHAAETAVSGRYITSIACLDEKTDTNDLAMVLDVEQILYDITPANHDLHATNLKTTKFNIKSGAVAIVAEDSKVARSMLEKGLQAMEIPAQLHITGKEAWEKIGVLAAQAQAEGVPITDKIALVLTDLEMPEMDGFTLTRKIKTDPFLKDIPVVIHSSLSGNANEDHIRKVKADGYVAKFELNELSSVIEEVLERSVKKIEGPLISRKQLA, encoded by the coding sequence ATGGATAATTTCCAGAAAGATATTGATGACAGGGCGAATCTGACCCTGTCGAATCGTTTTGAGCTGTTACTGTTCCGTCTCGGCACGTCACTCAATGAAAACAAATCCGAGCTGTTCGGCATTAACGTTTTTAAGCTGCGCGAAATTGTACCTATGCCAGAGTTCACCAAACCTGCTGGCATGAAGTCGCCGTTGATGGGAATGGTGAATATTCGCGATCAGGTGATCCCGGTCATTGACCTGGCGGCAGTAGCGGGCTGTAAACCAACGACCGGGCTGAACATTCTGTTGATCACTGAATACGCCCGTAGCGTACAGGCATTTGCCGTAGAGTCTGTTGAAAACATCATGCGTCTGGACTGGAAACAGGTTCACGCAGCGGAAACCGCCGTCAGCGGCCGCTACATCACCAGCATTGCCTGCCTTGATGAAAAGACCGATACCAACGATCTGGCGATGGTGCTGGATGTTGAACAAATCCTGTATGACATCACCCCGGCGAACCACGATCTGCACGCCACCAACCTGAAAACGACCAAATTCAATATCAAGTCCGGTGCGGTCGCCATTGTTGCGGAAGACTCTAAAGTCGCCCGCTCGATGCTGGAAAAAGGGTTACAGGCAATGGAAATCCCCGCGCAACTGCATATCACAGGCAAAGAAGCATGGGAAAAAATTGGTGTTCTGGCTGCCCAGGCACAGGCGGAAGGTGTACCAATCACTGACAAGATTGCGCTGGTGTTAACTGACCTGGAAATGCCGGAGATGGATGGTTTTACGCTGACGCGCAAAATCAAGACCGATCCGTTCCTCAAGGATATTCCTGTGGTGATCCACTCCTCACTTTCTGGCAATGCCAACGAAGATCACATTCGTAAGGTAAAAGCAGATGGGTATGTGGCGAAATTCGAGCTGAACGAGCTGTCATCCGTCATTGAGGAAGTGCTGGAGCGTTCGGTGAAGAAAATAGAGGGACCGTTGATTAGCAGGAAGCAGTTGGCTTAG
- the nuoJ gene encoding NADH-quinone oxidoreductase subunit J yields MEFAFYICGLIAILATLRVITHTNPVHALLYLIISLLAISGVFFALGAHFAGALEIIVYAGAIMVLFVFVVMMLNLGGSEIEQERQWLKPQVWIGPAILSAIMLAVIVYAILGVNDQGIDGTPISAKEVGISLFGPYVLAVELASMLLLAGLVVAFHVGREERVGEVLSNRTDDRAKRKTEERA; encoded by the coding sequence ATGGAATTCGCTTTTTATATCTGTGGCCTTATCGCCATCCTGGCTACGTTGCGAGTGATTACGCACACCAATCCGGTGCACGCGTTGCTTTACTTAATCATTTCGCTGCTGGCCATTTCCGGGGTGTTCTTTGCGCTGGGCGCACACTTCGCGGGTGCACTGGAAATTATCGTCTACGCTGGCGCCATTATGGTTCTGTTCGTCTTCGTGGTCATGATGCTGAATCTGGGCGGCTCCGAAATTGAGCAGGAACGTCAGTGGCTGAAGCCGCAAGTCTGGATTGGACCGGCGATTCTGTCGGCAATCATGCTGGCCGTGATTGTTTACGCCATTTTGGGGGTAAACGACCAGGGTATCGATGGCACACCAATCAGCGCCAAAGAAGTGGGTATCTCACTGTTTGGTCCATACGTCCTGGCGGTTGAGCTGGCCTCGATGCTGCTGCTGGCAGGCCTGGTTGTTGCCTTCCACGTGGGCCGTGAAGAGCGTGTGGGCGAAGTGCTGAGCAACCGCACAGATGACCGCGCGAAAAGAAAAACGGAGGAGCGCGCATGA